In bacterium, the following proteins share a genomic window:
- a CDS encoding capsular polysaccharide synthesis protein, which translates to MSPLPIFTFWEPRERMPAYIRLCIRTWEKHLPDHPLILTDHSNIENYIGKDTFDLEMLKTLGLAAQKDAYMVAILKRQGGIFMDADTLIGGDISWFLEHLRESEIVLFGLHMGFMAARPGAKILTICEEGVRERLEELRQGPAPFKNEWDYVGNSVLTDAMIELSLNLPFGRTFDRLWRSRRAYHSASKSFWQKVANQRRWLVKLGPYRRYFKSLPPKKHGFIAENRHFGRRHDSVQKFRRFWLDPKLEVPDLFRPGANIIGLHNSRMPEWYRALSEEEVLRQGGLLSRTLRRLLSER; encoded by the coding sequence ATGAGCCCTCTCCCCATCTTCACTTTTTGGGAGCCCCGGGAACGGATGCCGGCCTATATTCGGCTCTGCATCCGAACTTGGGAAAAGCATCTCCCGGATCATCCTCTGATTCTGACCGACCATTCCAATATCGAAAATTACATCGGGAAGGACACCTTCGACCTCGAGATGCTGAAGACCCTGGGTCTGGCCGCCCAGAAGGACGCCTATATGGTCGCGATCCTGAAGCGCCAGGGCGGGATCTTCATGGATGCCGACACCTTGATCGGCGGCGATATTTCCTGGTTTTTGGAGCATCTTAGGGAAAGCGAGATCGTCCTCTTCGGCCTCCACATGGGTTTCATGGCGGCCCGGCCGGGGGCCAAGATCCTCACGATTTGCGAGGAAGGGGTTCGGGAGCGGCTCGAGGAGCTGCGGCAGGGTCCGGCGCCCTTCAAGAACGAATGGGATTACGTCGGCAACAGCGTCCTGACCGACGCCATGATTGAGCTCAGCCTGAATCTGCCCTTTGGCCGGACCTTCGACCGCCTCTGGCGGTCGCGCCGGGCTTACCATTCGGCCTCGAAGAGTTTTTGGCAAAAGGTCGCCAATCAAAGGAGGTGGCTGGTCAAGCTCGGGCCTTATCGCCGCTACTTCAAGAGCCTCCCGCCCAAGAAACATGGCTTCATCGCCGAGAACCGCCATTTCGGCCGGCGCCACGATTCGGTGCAGAAGTTCCGCCGCTTTTGGCTGGATCCCAAGCTCGAAGTGCCCGATCTCTTCCGGCCCGGCGCCAATATCATCGGTTTGCACAATTCGCGGATGCCCGAATGGTATCGCGCGCTCTCCGAGGAAGAAGTGCTGCGGCAGGGCGGGCTGCTATCGAGGACTCTTCGCCGCCTCCTGTCCGAGCGCTGA